The following are encoded together in the Pedobacter steynii genome:
- a CDS encoding acyltransferase family protein, whose translation MSIKELHPDLLKTKQHFEILDGLRGIAAISIVVFHFMEMVYLPDKNFIAHGFLAVDFFFCLSGFVIGYAYDDRIGKMGLGQFFKSRLIRLQPLVILGSVLGLLAFLFDPFGGHPEVYSAGKIILIFLASVFMIPFPVIEERSFNLFGINAPAWSLFWEYVANIVYALVLCRIHRRYLVVLTIIAAGVLCYASHRAGGSLLGGWGGPNAWDGGARIFYSFLAGLLIFRFNLIIKNKLGFIGLSVLLLLAFLIPYSKWNWVTEPLVVLLYFPLLLALGAGATLTQGFKKLCVFSGKISYPLYMTHYAFIWMFLNYYTSHKPETGQLTLIIITGTILLTCIAYFVMVAFDIPVRKYLTNKRKPA comes from the coding sequence ATGTCGATTAAAGAACTCCACCCCGACTTACTAAAAACCAAGCAACATTTCGAAATTCTTGATGGATTAAGAGGGATAGCAGCCATCTCTATTGTAGTTTTTCATTTCATGGAAATGGTTTATCTCCCTGACAAAAACTTTATTGCCCACGGATTTCTGGCCGTAGATTTCTTCTTCTGTTTATCCGGATTTGTAATTGGGTATGCTTATGACGACCGGATAGGTAAAATGGGTCTTGGTCAGTTTTTTAAATCCAGGCTGATCAGGTTACAACCACTGGTAATTTTAGGCTCGGTATTGGGTTTACTGGCCTTCCTTTTTGACCCTTTCGGAGGGCACCCGGAAGTGTATAGTGCAGGTAAGATTATCCTTATATTTCTTGCTTCCGTTTTTATGATTCCCTTTCCCGTAATTGAAGAGCGTTCTTTTAATCTTTTCGGAATAAATGCCCCGGCCTGGTCGTTATTCTGGGAATATGTAGCCAATATCGTTTATGCGCTGGTACTTTGCAGAATTCATCGCCGTTACCTGGTTGTACTAACTATCATTGCTGCCGGAGTACTCTGTTATGCAAGCCATCGTGCCGGAGGGTCTCTTCTGGGCGGATGGGGAGGACCAAATGCCTGGGATGGCGGTGCCCGTATTTTTTACTCTTTTTTAGCCGGATTGCTGATCTTCCGTTTCAACCTGATTATTAAAAATAAACTCGGTTTTATCGGACTGTCGGTGTTGTTACTTTTAGCCTTTCTGATTCCTTACAGCAAATGGAACTGGGTTACAGAACCACTGGTTGTTCTCCTTTATTTCCCTTTATTGCTTGCCCTTGGTGCTGGCGCGACATTAACCCAGGGATTCAAAAAGCTCTGTGTATTTTCGGGCAAGATCTCCTATCCCTTGTACATGACCCATTACGCGTTCATCTGGATGTTTTTAAATTATTACACCAGTCATAAACCAGAAACAGGTCAACTTACTTTAATTATTATTACAGGAACAATTCTATTGACCTGCATTGCTTATTTTGTGATGGTTGCTTTTGATATTCCGGTGAGAAAGTATTTGACGAATAAAAGAAAACCAGCTTAA
- a CDS encoding enolase C-terminal domain-like protein has product MIKNIQVKDARFPLAKGAGSDAIHRDPIYSYAVTNLIDDSGLTGTGFAFTLGEGNDLVCKAAQFYAAQLKGRDIEELMSDFGNVFYQLSNEQQFRWLGPHKGVVQLALAAVTNACYDLWAKKRGVPLWKLLIDLSPQELLNTLDLSYLEDELSPEQALQLLKNNQQGKEDRSQIIHAGYPGYDTSIGWFNYSDEKVRENCKKAIAEGFTAMKLKVGSQDPKRDIRRSHIVREEAGDQVKVMLDANQQWTLPQALKICGELQSMNPYWIEEPTHPDDILAHKKLADAIAPVKLALGEHVPNRIIFKNYLQTGSAGFIQADAVRIGGVSEFITVSLLCRKYNIPVVPHVGDMGQLHQHLVLFNHISMGHDALFLEHIPHLQEHFVHPVSVEGGVYKTPMEPGSSCDLKIK; this is encoded by the coding sequence ATGATAAAAAATATTCAGGTGAAGGATGCAAGATTTCCGCTGGCTAAAGGAGCCGGGAGCGATGCGATTCACCGCGACCCGATCTATTCTTATGCCGTAACGAACCTGATAGACGACAGTGGACTTACCGGAACCGGCTTTGCTTTTACTTTAGGGGAAGGAAATGACCTGGTCTGTAAGGCTGCACAGTTTTATGCTGCACAGCTGAAAGGCAGGGATATTGAAGAACTCATGTCTGATTTTGGGAATGTATTTTATCAGCTGAGCAATGAACAGCAGTTTCGTTGGCTTGGCCCTCATAAAGGGGTGGTTCAGCTGGCTCTGGCCGCTGTAACAAATGCCTGTTATGATTTATGGGCTAAAAAGAGAGGTGTGCCGCTTTGGAAATTACTGATAGACTTATCTCCTCAGGAGCTGCTCAATACACTTGACCTCTCGTATCTGGAGGATGAACTTAGCCCGGAACAGGCTTTGCAATTATTGAAAAATAACCAGCAGGGTAAAGAAGATCGCAGTCAGATTATCCATGCCGGTTATCCGGGGTATGATACCTCCATTGGCTGGTTTAATTATAGCGACGAAAAGGTTCGTGAGAACTGTAAAAAAGCAATTGCTGAAGGCTTTACGGCGATGAAGCTAAAAGTAGGAAGTCAGGATCCGAAAAGGGACATCCGCAGGTCTCATATTGTAAGGGAAGAAGCAGGAGATCAGGTTAAAGTTATGCTGGATGCCAATCAGCAATGGACGCTTCCTCAGGCACTGAAAATATGCGGAGAGCTGCAAAGTATGAATCCGTATTGGATAGAAGAACCAACTCATCCGGATGATATATTAGCCCATAAGAAGCTGGCAGATGCCATTGCTCCGGTAAAACTGGCTTTGGGAGAACATGTGCCGAACCGTATTATTTTTAAAAACTACCTGCAAACCGGATCTGCTGGATTTATACAGGCGGACGCCGTAAGGATCGGAGGCGTAAGTGAATTTATTACGGTAAGTCTGCTTTGTCGTAAATACAATATCCCTGTGGTTCCCCATGTAGGGGACATGGGACAGCTCCATCAGCACTTGGTCTTGTTTAATCACATCAGTATGGGGCATGACGCTTTATTTCTGGAACATATTCCCCATTTGCAGGAACATTTTGTTCATCCGGTCAGCGTAGAAGGAGGTGTTTACAAAACGCCGATGGAACCGGGTAGCAGTTGTGACTTAAAAATAAAATAG
- a CDS encoding sodium:solute symporter, with translation MLKSLDLSISILYILGILAVGLWTGIRHRRKSKANAAGEYFLAGKTLKWPAIGLALFATNISTVHLVSLAQSGFDSGLLNGNFEWMAAFTLILLSLFFVPFYIKSGVATLPDFLEKRYDRSSRDWLAVISVVSAIIIHIAFSMLAGGIVLKTLFGLNMYVSVIVICLITAIYTIVGGLKAVVVTESIQTVVLLTGAFIISYAAFHKMGGWEPMTEVLKNKGELDKLSMLRPHGDASGMPWYTVFLGYPILGIWYWCADQTIVQRVLGAKDENHARIGPLFCGFIKILPVFIFVLPGLFAYTLVQSGHLDVSSLGVDAKGQVNSKGIYTLMITQLLPSGLVGVLVAALLSGLMSQVSGALNSISTMVSYDMYQRYRPGASDKKLIWVGKISAGIALVFSLGLLPLLDQYESIFSGINDIIAHIAPPITCVFLLGVFWKGASAASAKLTLWIGSALGVLVFAINKIYPDSLIGHIPFMMMAFYLFCACVIMQVSLSYIYPVQHTAVSATLYWKSPWEPLQGAAWKGLGNYKVWSGLLLLVTGILYYIFR, from the coding sequence ATGTTAAAATCTCTGGACTTAAGCATCAGCATCCTCTATATCCTTGGCATTTTAGCTGTCGGATTATGGACGGGTATCCGTCATCGTCGAAAAAGCAAGGCGAATGCTGCGGGAGAATATTTCCTTGCGGGGAAAACATTGAAATGGCCAGCCATTGGCCTGGCACTATTTGCAACTAATATTTCTACCGTTCACCTGGTTAGTCTGGCACAAAGTGGCTTCGACAGCGGCTTGTTAAATGGCAATTTCGAATGGATGGCTGCTTTTACGCTGATCCTGTTGTCGTTATTCTTCGTCCCTTTCTACATCAAATCCGGCGTAGCAACTTTACCGGATTTTCTGGAAAAGCGGTACGACCGCTCCAGCCGGGATTGGCTGGCCGTGATTTCTGTAGTTTCTGCAATTATTATCCATATCGCATTTTCTATGCTGGCAGGAGGCATTGTATTAAAAACATTGTTTGGCTTAAACATGTATGTTAGTGTGATTGTCATTTGTCTGATCACGGCAATTTATACCATTGTCGGTGGACTAAAAGCAGTAGTGGTTACGGAGTCTATTCAAACCGTAGTGCTGCTTACCGGGGCGTTTATCATCAGCTATGCTGCCTTCCATAAAATGGGTGGATGGGAACCAATGACGGAGGTATTAAAAAATAAGGGAGAGCTGGATAAGCTTTCGATGTTGCGTCCGCATGGTGATGCCAGCGGAATGCCCTGGTATACCGTTTTTCTGGGTTATCCTATTTTGGGGATCTGGTATTGGTGTGCGGATCAAACTATCGTGCAACGCGTGCTTGGAGCTAAGGATGAGAATCACGCAAGGATAGGTCCGTTATTTTGTGGCTTTATCAAGATTTTACCAGTCTTCATTTTTGTGTTGCCCGGCTTGTTTGCGTATACTTTGGTTCAGTCTGGCCACTTAGATGTAAGCAGTCTTGGAGTTGATGCGAAAGGCCAGGTCAATTCAAAAGGAATTTATACACTGATGATTACACAGCTTTTGCCATCCGGACTGGTGGGGGTGCTGGTAGCGGCGCTTTTATCGGGTTTAATGAGCCAGGTTTCAGGGGCATTAAATTCTATTTCAACAATGGTGAGTTATGATATGTATCAGCGTTACCGCCCCGGGGCATCTGATAAAAAGCTGATTTGGGTAGGGAAAATTTCCGCAGGTATTGCCCTGGTATTTTCGTTAGGATTGTTGCCTTTACTGGATCAGTATGAAAGTATTTTTAGTGGTATCAATGACATCATTGCCCATATTGCACCACCCATTACCTGTGTGTTTTTATTAGGGGTCTTCTGGAAAGGTGCTTCTGCAGCGTCTGCCAAATTAACTTTGTGGATTGGTTCTGCGCTGGGGGTTTTGGTATTTGCCATCAATAAAATTTATCCGGATAGCCTGATTGGCCACATTCCATTTATGATGATGGCATTTTACCTGTTTTGTGCCTGTGTGATCATGCAGGTGTCCCTCTCTTATATCTACCCGGTTCAGCATACTGCCGTAAGTGCAACGCTTTATTGGAAGTCGCCATGGGAACCTTTGCAGGGAGCTGCCTGGAAAGGCTTAGGAAATTACAAAGTATGGTCAGGCTTGTTATTACTGGTTACGGGTATTTTATATTACATATTCAGATAG
- a CDS encoding L-rhamnose mutarotase — protein sequence MKRYILMALLAGLLLGACNEKPVDVQRFGSVTGLKPEKLEDYKRLHANAWPSVLKKIKECNIRNYSIYLQKIGDAYYLFSYFEYTGTDFDSDMKKMADDPETQRWWKETDPCQQPLPETAAKKQIWTNMEQVFHTN from the coding sequence ATGAAAAGATATATTTTGATGGCACTGCTGGCCGGTTTATTACTGGGAGCGTGTAATGAGAAACCGGTTGATGTGCAGCGTTTTGGTTCGGTAACGGGATTGAAGCCCGAAAAGCTGGAGGATTATAAGCGGTTACATGCCAATGCCTGGCCCTCGGTTTTGAAAAAGATTAAAGAATGTAACATCCGTAATTATTCTATTTATCTGCAGAAAATAGGGGATGCTTACTATTTGTTCAGCTATTTTGAATATACAGGGACAGATTTTGATAGCGATATGAAAAAAATGGCCGATGATCCGGAAACACAAAGATGGTGGAAAGAAACGGATCCCTGTCAGCAGCCACTACCTGAAACCGCCGCGAAAAAACAGATCTGGACCAATATGGAACAGGTTTTTCATACCAATTAA
- a CDS encoding SDR family NAD(P)-dependent oxidoreductase: protein MQLLSGKVIFLTGGSAGIGLACAKAYAEAGAKVVIAALASEPVKEIAAQLGTGHSGLVCDVSRADDVAAAIAETIAKYGRIDAIHNNAGIASPSKPLHETSDEEWNQLMDVNLKGVLYTTRFGFEALKKSEGCILNTSSLVGEIGQENHAAYTATKGGMNALTKSMALDYAAHKIRVNAVLPAGVWTPMLRKWSQEQPDTVSIEQYLDDIHPLGYCPDGEVIADACVFLLSDKARFITGTILPVSGGAELGYRALRS, encoded by the coding sequence ATGCAGTTATTATCCGGTAAAGTTATTTTTCTCACAGGAGGTTCAGCGGGAATTGGTCTGGCTTGTGCAAAGGCGTATGCTGAGGCCGGAGCTAAAGTAGTTATTGCAGCGCTTGCATCTGAGCCTGTTAAGGAAATTGCGGCACAGCTGGGAACAGGACATTCAGGACTGGTATGTGATGTATCAAGAGCTGATGATGTAGCAGCAGCAATTGCAGAGACGATAGCAAAATATGGAAGAATAGATGCCATTCATAACAATGCTGGCATTGCTTCACCTTCTAAGCCTCTACATGAAACGAGTGATGAGGAATGGAATCAGTTGATGGATGTAAATCTGAAAGGGGTATTGTATACCACCAGGTTCGGATTTGAAGCCTTAAAAAAATCTGAGGGATGTATTCTGAATACCAGTAGTCTTGTGGGAGAGATCGGACAGGAGAATCATGCGGCCTATACGGCTACCAAAGGAGGGATGAATGCCTTGACAAAATCTATGGCATTGGATTATGCGGCTCATAAAATAAGGGTAAATGCAGTATTGCCTGCCGGCGTATGGACACCCATGTTACGTAAATGGAGTCAGGAGCAACCAGACACGGTTTCCATTGAACAGTATCTGGACGACATTCATCCATTGGGTTATTGTCCGGATGGTGAGGTGATCGCGGATGCCTGTGTGTTCCTGTTGTCAGATAAAGCACGGTTTATTACAGGAACGATCCTGCCAGTAAGCGGAGGGGCGGAATTGGGGTATCGGGCTTTGAGATCTTAA
- a CDS encoding AraC family transcriptional regulator, whose product MKINKKKRDGFNGEKLISLPEFLFERKPKDDFFLNSLYISHIGYFPKAAGHYRNRPKGCTDNILIYCTDGKGWFSIDHEKYEVSANQFFIIPATDLPVRYASDTMDPWTIYWVHFTGRKLSSLNESLSIKNLISPKTIPFDEHRIKLWEMIYTCLEKGYSDENLNYANLSLYYLIANFLFPQKNIELTQTASEDISDQVIEYMKNNISMRLTVQDIATEFSYSASHFQNLFRTKTGISPIDYFIHLKIQRACQLLALSDLRIKEIATAVGYSDAFYFSRLFNKIMGSSPLDYKNKHRI is encoded by the coding sequence ATGAAAATCAATAAGAAAAAACGTGATGGTTTTAATGGGGAAAAACTGATCAGTCTTCCGGAATTTCTATTTGAACGTAAACCTAAAGATGATTTTTTCCTGAATTCCCTTTATATCAGTCACATTGGTTACTTTCCGAAAGCTGCCGGTCATTACCGGAACAGACCTAAAGGATGTACGGATAACATCCTTATTTATTGTACCGATGGGAAAGGATGGTTCAGTATCGACCATGAAAAATACGAAGTTTCGGCCAATCAGTTCTTCATCATTCCAGCTACAGATCTGCCTGTACGTTATGCTTCAGATACCATGGATCCATGGACAATATACTGGGTACATTTTACCGGAAGAAAGTTATCCAGTCTGAACGAATCTTTATCTATAAAAAATCTCATCAGCCCTAAGACCATTCCATTTGATGAACACCGGATAAAACTCTGGGAAATGATTTACACTTGTCTGGAGAAAGGATATAGTGATGAAAACTTAAATTACGCCAACCTGAGTCTTTATTACTTAATTGCGAACTTTCTGTTTCCTCAGAAAAACATCGAGCTGACGCAAACCGCCAGTGAGGATATTTCAGATCAGGTCATTGAATATATGAAGAACAACATTTCGATGAGGTTAACTGTCCAGGATATTGCAACCGAATTTTCTTATTCTGCCTCACATTTTCAAAATCTTTTCAGGACCAAAACAGGAATTTCCCCAATTGATTATTTCATTCATTTAAAAATACAGCGTGCCTGTCAGCTGCTTGCTTTATCAGATTTACGGATAAAAGAAATAGCTACTGCTGTTGGATATTCAGACGCCTTTTATTTCTCTCGTCTGTTTAATAAGATCATGGGTAGTTCACCACTGGATTACAAAAATAAACACCGGATATAG
- a CDS encoding alpha-L-fucosidase: MRKYTCFLTLVLMCVSCLIAAQTPVIRTDKKVVEGFMDKRFGMFIHWGPVSLRGTEIGWSRGTSVAYSDYDNLYKEFNPVLFDADKWAKTAKDAGMKYLTITSKHHDGFCLWPTAYSKHNIMNSPYKKDIVGELAKACKKYGLKFCIYFTVADWHDPDYAILYPVAEPNKSANMDRFVSRMKNELKELIQNYKPYMLWFDANWDKEWTREHSTEVYNAIKKLDPNVIINNRLDTREASGGSHKEMLASTLADFATPEQEVGAMNMDYPWESCITICQQWAWKPNDKMKSLKECIQTLASTAGGNGNLLFNVGPMMDGRIEARQVDRLKEMGTWLNKNGAAIYGTKGGPYKPDSVMAATRKGNKIYLHLFKKQGAEISIAAVPGAKVMKAYFLNGAAPITFKSEDTKITIPLPSQLPDSNDTVIVLEMDKNMEAVPVMGFKS; encoded by the coding sequence ATGAGAAAATACACCTGTTTTTTAACCCTTGTTTTAATGTGTGTGTCCTGCCTGATAGCTGCGCAGACACCAGTGATCCGTACGGATAAGAAAGTAGTAGAAGGCTTTATGGATAAACGTTTCGGCATGTTTATTCACTGGGGGCCTGTTAGCCTTCGGGGAACCGAGATAGGCTGGTCAAGAGGTACTTCTGTTGCCTATAGTGATTATGATAATTTGTATAAAGAATTTAATCCGGTATTGTTTGATGCAGATAAATGGGCAAAGACAGCTAAAGATGCGGGAATGAAGTACCTGACGATTACTTCTAAACACCACGATGGATTTTGTCTTTGGCCTACCGCATATTCCAAACATAACATCATGAACTCTCCGTATAAAAAAGACATCGTAGGAGAGTTGGCAAAAGCGTGTAAGAAGTACGGACTGAAATTCTGCATTTACTTTACGGTTGCCGATTGGCATGATCCGGATTATGCCATACTTTATCCGGTTGCAGAACCCAATAAGTCGGCAAATATGGACAGGTTCGTATCCAGAATGAAAAACGAATTAAAGGAACTGATTCAAAATTATAAGCCTTACATGCTTTGGTTTGATGCCAACTGGGATAAAGAATGGACACGTGAACATTCAACAGAAGTTTATAATGCCATAAAAAAGCTGGATCCTAATGTGATCATCAACAACAGACTGGATACCAGGGAAGCTAGTGGAGGATCACATAAAGAGATGCTGGCTTCTACACTGGCAGATTTTGCTACTCCGGAACAAGAGGTAGGCGCAATGAATATGGACTATCCATGGGAAAGCTGTATCACCATTTGTCAGCAATGGGCATGGAAACCGAACGATAAAATGAAGTCCCTGAAGGAATGTATTCAGACGCTGGCAAGTACTGCAGGTGGAAATGGGAACCTGTTGTTTAATGTGGGGCCAATGATGGATGGAAGAATTGAAGCCAGGCAGGTCGACCGCTTAAAGGAGATGGGAACATGGTTAAATAAAAATGGGGCGGCAATATATGGCACTAAAGGTGGACCTTATAAGCCTGATAGCGTTATGGCGGCGACAAGAAAAGGAAACAAAATTTATTTGCACCTCTTTAAAAAGCAGGGTGCCGAAATTTCGATTGCTGCGGTACCGGGTGCTAAAGTAATGAAAGCTTATTTTCTTAATGGTGCTGCCCCGATAACTTTTAAATCAGAGGATACTAAGATTACGATTCCATTGCCATCGCAATTGCCTGATAGCAATGATACTGTGATTGTTTTAGAAATGGATAAGAATATGGAAGCCGTTCCGGTGATGGGCTTTAAATCCTGA
- a CDS encoding DUF1801 domain-containing protein has product MAKNKTTQTAQSVHDFIEQVNDPIKRKDSYDLVQLMEQQTGFPARMWGPSIIGFGSYHYKYDSGHEGDAPLAGFSPRSAAISLYVGCDFEVKEGLLKQLGKYKMSKACIYIKKLADIDTTVLAKMIDHSIILTKEKYPENRK; this is encoded by the coding sequence ATGGCAAAGAACAAAACTACTCAGACTGCCCAAAGTGTTCATGATTTTATTGAACAGGTGAATGACCCGATAAAGCGAAAGGACAGCTATGACCTGGTTCAACTCATGGAACAACAAACAGGGTTTCCGGCCAGAATGTGGGGACCATCTATCATCGGTTTTGGGAGCTATCATTATAAGTACGACAGTGGGCATGAAGGCGATGCACCCTTAGCAGGATTCTCACCACGAAGTGCTGCAATCAGCTTATATGTAGGCTGTGATTTCGAGGTAAAAGAAGGATTACTGAAACAACTTGGAAAGTATAAAATGAGTAAGGCCTGCATTTACATTAAGAAGCTGGCAGATATTGATACTACAGTGTTAGCAAAGATGATCGATCACTCGATCATCCTTACTAAAGAAAAATATCCGGAAAACAGGAAATAA
- a CDS encoding Gfo/Idh/MocA family protein yields the protein MKKTNDLNSTDRRSFLKKSGIVMLGSTLAYQTGFSNPLFGSAKSTIKVGLIGCGGRGTGAAAQALAADPDVVITALGDIFEDRLEGAYAALTTIDSKRVKVDKKRKFIGFDAYQKVIDSGVDVVLLTTPPAFRPDQLTAAINAGKHVFCEKPVAVDAPGIRKVLAAAKKAQEKNLSLVSGFCFRYDLPSRAVFNRVLNGEVGEIRTISTFRNGSGNWSNPRQPDWNDLTFKLRNWHYQNWLSGDFIVEQAVHSLDMMSWAMGDKMPVSATGTGGRQVRVNEIYGNIYDHFAVEFEYANGAKGFHFCRQQEGTSHRNTVDVLGTEGSAFVNVGMRYEINGKNNWKYDGPKKNMYQVQHDELFAAIRSGNPINNGEFMTHSTLLAIWGRMAAYSGQTISFEQALNSDLVLGPKIDEYNWDLKWENQPVALPGVTKVI from the coding sequence ATGAAAAAAACTAATGATTTAAACTCAACTGATCGCAGATCGTTTTTGAAAAAATCAGGTATAGTAATGTTAGGCAGTACGCTCGCTTACCAGACTGGTTTTTCCAATCCATTATTCGGTTCTGCAAAATCAACCATTAAGGTAGGCTTAATTGGATGTGGCGGACGCGGTACCGGCGCCGCTGCCCAGGCATTGGCGGCAGATCCGGATGTAGTCATTACTGCGCTTGGCGATATTTTTGAAGACAGGCTTGAGGGGGCTTATGCTGCCCTGACCACCATTGATTCAAAGCGGGTAAAGGTGGATAAAAAAAGAAAATTTATTGGCTTTGATGCCTACCAGAAAGTAATAGATTCTGGTGTTGATGTGGTCTTGTTAACGACTCCACCGGCTTTCAGACCAGATCAGCTGACTGCAGCAATAAACGCGGGAAAACATGTGTTTTGTGAAAAACCGGTGGCGGTAGATGCCCCTGGGATTCGTAAGGTTCTTGCTGCGGCTAAGAAGGCCCAGGAAAAGAATTTATCGCTGGTATCTGGTTTTTGTTTTAGATATGACCTGCCAAGCAGGGCTGTATTTAACCGGGTGCTAAATGGCGAAGTGGGGGAAATCAGGACGATCTCTACTTTTAGAAATGGCTCCGGAAACTGGTCTAATCCCCGTCAGCCGGATTGGAACGACCTGACTTTTAAATTGCGTAACTGGCATTATCAGAACTGGCTTTCCGGTGATTTTATTGTGGAACAGGCAGTGCATAGTCTGGATATGATGTCCTGGGCAATGGGAGATAAAATGCCGGTAAGTGCAACCGGAACGGGGGGCAGGCAGGTTCGTGTGAATGAAATTTATGGAAATATTTACGATCATTTTGCCGTGGAATTTGAATATGCAAATGGTGCAAAGGGATTTCATTTCTGCAGGCAGCAGGAGGGAACTTCACATCGCAATACGGTTGATGTGTTGGGAACAGAAGGCAGTGCATTCGTAAATGTGGGAATGAGATACGAGATCAATGGCAAAAATAACTGGAAATACGATGGCCCAAAAAAGAACATGTATCAGGTTCAGCATGATGAACTCTTTGCAGCGATCAGAAGCGGAAACCCGATCAATAACGGGGAATTTATGACGCACAGTACTTTACTGGCAATCTGGGGCCGGATGGCTGCTTACAGCGGACAAACGATTAGCTTTGAGCAGGCTTTGAATTCAGACCTTGTTTTAGGGCCGAAAATTGACGAGTATAACTGGGACCTTAAATGGGAAAATCAACCGGTAGCCTTACCGGGAGTAACCAAAGTAATTTAA
- a CDS encoding 3-keto-disaccharide hydrolase, with product MRKALKGISATCAIVLMSISILHAQAKPLQFGKETTLQSSKGKAINWINVNTEPETWRKEKDLLICSGKPIGVMRSEKTYENFILEVEWKHMESGGNSGVFVWSDAKPGEQNRLPGGVEVQMLELDWPELNKKDGITPPIAYVHGELFGVGGVETVPDNPRGDRSKSTENRCKAKGEWNTYKVICVDGTIKLSVNGKFVNGISRSTVKKGYLCLESEGAEIHFRNLKVTEL from the coding sequence ATGAGAAAAGCATTAAAGGGGATCAGTGCGACCTGTGCAATCGTACTGATGAGTATCTCTATATTACATGCGCAAGCTAAACCCCTGCAATTTGGTAAAGAAACTACCCTGCAAAGTAGTAAGGGCAAAGCCATTAACTGGATCAATGTAAATACGGAACCTGAAACCTGGAGAAAGGAAAAAGACCTGTTGATCTGCTCGGGTAAACCAATTGGCGTAATGCGGTCGGAGAAAACATATGAAAATTTCATATTAGAGGTAGAGTGGAAGCACATGGAATCCGGAGGGAACTCCGGGGTATTTGTCTGGAGTGATGCGAAACCTGGTGAACAGAACCGTTTGCCGGGAGGAGTGGAGGTACAGATGCTGGAACTCGACTGGCCGGAGCTGAATAAGAAAGATGGCATAACACCTCCGATAGCTTATGTTCATGGAGAACTGTTTGGTGTCGGTGGCGTGGAAACTGTTCCTGATAATCCCAGAGGCGACCGAAGCAAGTCCACAGAAAACAGGTGTAAGGCTAAAGGCGAGTGGAATACCTATAAGGTGATCTGTGTGGATGGAACGATTAAGTTATCTGTAAACGGGAAATTCGTAAATGGAATCAGCAGGTCGACAGTAAAGAAGGGTTATCTTTGCCTGGAATCGGAGGGTGCAGAAATTCATTTCCGGAATCTGAAGGTTACTGAACTCTAA
- a CDS encoding winged helix-turn-helix transcriptional regulator, which yields MTAYNNGINDNNCPASKLLKMLSGKWKPQIFKLALNGPLRFNSLIRQLEGSNKQAVAVALKELEEEGLLERNVIKLKPLHVEYILSERGTSMISVFQQLEGL from the coding sequence ATGACCGCATACAACAATGGTATCAACGACAACAATTGTCCTGCTTCAAAATTATTGAAAATGTTGTCTGGTAAATGGAAACCTCAGATCTTTAAATTGGCCCTAAACGGACCATTGCGTTTTAATAGCCTGATCCGGCAGTTAGAAGGGTCAAATAAACAAGCGGTCGCTGTAGCCCTGAAAGAATTAGAAGAAGAAGGCCTGCTGGAAAGAAACGTAATTAAACTAAAACCTCTTCATGTGGAATATATTCTGTCTGAAAGAGGAACCTCGATGATCAGCGTTTTTCAACAACTGGAAGGATTATAG